From the Anaerolineales bacterium genome, one window contains:
- a CDS encoding DNA alkylation repair protein, which yields MTVQEILKELEALSDEKTKAQNAKIGIWDNQYGVKLGDLRVLAKKIKTNHQLALQLWETGNFDAQMLAMLLIKPKELSADELDNMVRSVKHPRLADWINSYVVKVHPDSETLRQKWMMDEHPMASRAGWNLTSQRVIKASDTLDIPDLLDRIENEMATAAPEAQWTMNFALAEIGINHPQHRQRAIEVGEKLGVYRDYPVPRGCTSPFAPIWIKEMVRRQG from the coding sequence ATGACTGTCCAAGAAATCCTCAAAGAACTCGAAGCGCTAAGTGATGAAAAGACCAAAGCGCAAAATGCGAAGATCGGCATTTGGGACAACCAATATGGCGTGAAGCTGGGCGACCTGCGTGTGTTGGCCAAAAAGATCAAAACCAACCATCAACTGGCTCTTCAACTCTGGGAGACTGGCAACTTTGATGCCCAAATGTTGGCCATGCTGCTCATCAAGCCCAAAGAGCTCAGCGCAGATGAACTGGACAACATGGTGCGCTCGGTAAAACATCCCCGCCTGGCGGACTGGATCAACTCTTACGTGGTCAAGGTGCACCCGGACAGCGAAACCCTGCGGCAAAAATGGATGATGGACGAGCACCCCATGGCCAGCCGCGCCGGCTGGAACCTGACCTCGCAAAGAGTTATTAAGGCTTCAGACACGCTGGATATTCCGGACTTATTGGACCGCATCGAAAATGAAATGGCTACGGCGGCCCCCGAGGCGCAGTGGACCATGAATTTTGCTCTGGCCGAGATTGGCATCAACCATCCCCAGCACCGCCAGCGCGCCATTGAGGTTGGCGAGAAGTTGGGTGTCTATCGCGACTATCCTGTTCCCCGGGGTTGCACCTCGCCATTCGCTCCAATTTGGATAAAAGAAATGGTGCGCAGGCAGGGATAA
- a CDS encoding PstS family phosphate ABC transporter substrate-binding protein, which translates to MNRKIQTLLALLVISGLALAACGAPAPATEVPAQPTTAAAATEEPAAPADPFSPLNVSGDIITAGSSTVYPLSERMAERFNLEGFGDTITIDSIGSGAGYERFCVAGETDIANASRPIRESEVESCRAIGREPIQFYVGTDAVSVVVSSQNDFVTDVTSEELALIFGAANTWSDVRSEWPNEPIQRFIPGTDSGTFDFFVEIIHGTDPTAILAASNTQMSEDDNVLVQGVLGSPYAIGFFGYAYYVENAGAMNIVSINGVAPDNVSVEDGSYVLARPLFLFSDAAILAEKPQVAAFIHFYLSYVNEEIVDVGYFQASEAAIEASWDNFWAAVGQ; encoded by the coding sequence ATGAATCGAAAGATTCAAACGCTGCTGGCCCTGCTGGTTATTTCCGGCTTGGCGCTGGCAGCCTGCGGCGCCCCTGCGCCCGCCACTGAAGTGCCGGCGCAGCCGACCACGGCTGCCGCGGCAACTGAGGAGCCAGCCGCGCCGGCTGACCCGTTCAGCCCGCTGAACGTTTCCGGTGACATCATCACCGCCGGAAGCTCCACCGTCTATCCCTTGTCTGAGCGCATGGCTGAGCGCTTCAACCTGGAAGGCTTTGGCGACACCATCACCATCGACAGCATTGGGTCTGGCGCCGGCTACGAGCGCTTCTGCGTTGCTGGTGAGACCGACATCGCCAATGCCAGCCGCCCGATCCGCGAAAGCGAAGTCGAGTCCTGCCGCGCGATTGGCCGTGAGCCTATTCAGTTCTATGTAGGTACTGATGCGGTTTCTGTGGTGGTCAGCTCGCAGAACGACTTTGTCACCGACGTGACCAGCGAAGAGCTGGCCTTGATCTTTGGCGCCGCCAACACCTGGTCCGATGTGCGCTCTGAATGGCCGAACGAACCCATTCAGCGCTTCATCCCTGGTACGGACTCCGGCACCTTCGACTTCTTCGTCGAGATCATCCATGGTACAGACCCGACGGCTATCCTGGCTGCTTCCAATACCCAGATGAGCGAAGACGACAACGTTTTGGTTCAAGGCGTGTTGGGTAGCCCGTATGCGATCGGTTTCTTTGGCTACGCTTACTACGTGGAGAACGCCGGTGCGATGAACATTGTCAGCATCAATGGTGTAGCTCCGGACAATGTCAGCGTAGAAGACGGTAGCTACGTCTTGGCTCGCCCGCTGTTCCTCTTCTCGGATGCCGCCATCCTGGCGGAGAAGCCCCAAGTGGCTGCCTTCATCCATTTCTACCTCTCCTATGTGAATGAGGAGATCGTGGACGTGGGTTACTTCCAGGCCAGTGAAGCTGCTATCGAAGCTTCGTGGGACAACTTCTGGGCCGCTGTCGGTCAGTAA
- the pstB gene encoding phosphate ABC transporter ATP-binding protein produces MQNSTYAIETKDLAIFYGAFQAVGNVNLEIEHHKITAIIGPSGCGKSTVLRAFNRMNELIPSVSTKGVVLFNGHNIYERDVDPVEVRRHVGMVFQKPNPFPKSIYENIAWGARINGYTGNMDELVESALRGAALWDEVHDKLDQSGTSLSGGQQQRLCIARAIAVKPDIILMDEPCSALDPIATLRIEELMHDLAREYTIIIVTHNMQQAARVSDYTAFFSLSEDGKRTGQLMEYGDTKTIFTNPGRKITEDYITGRFG; encoded by the coding sequence ATGCAGAACAGCACCTATGCGATCGAGACCAAAGATCTCGCCATTTTCTATGGCGCCTTTCAGGCTGTGGGTAATGTCAATTTAGAGATTGAGCATCATAAGATCACCGCCATCATTGGGCCTTCTGGCTGTGGAAAGAGCACCGTGTTACGCGCTTTCAACCGTATGAATGAGCTTATCCCCAGCGTGAGCACAAAGGGAGTGGTGCTCTTCAACGGACACAATATTTACGAGCGTGATGTGGATCCTGTTGAAGTGCGCCGGCATGTCGGCATGGTGTTCCAAAAGCCGAATCCTTTCCCCAAGTCCATTTACGAGAACATTGCCTGGGGCGCACGAATCAATGGCTACACCGGCAATATGGACGAGTTAGTGGAATCGGCATTGCGCGGCGCCGCCCTTTGGGATGAGGTGCATGACAAATTGGACCAAAGTGGGACGTCACTCTCTGGTGGCCAGCAGCAGCGCCTGTGCATTGCGCGGGCGATTGCGGTAAAGCCTGACATCATTTTGATGGACGAACCCTGCTCAGCCCTGGACCCGATCGCCACGCTGCGCATCGAAGAGCTGATGCATGACCTGGCCCGCGAGTACACGATCATCATCGTCACGCACAATATGCAGCAGGCGGCGCGTGTGTCTGACTACACCGCTTTCTTCTCGCTCTCCGAGGATGGCAAGCGCACGGGCCAGCTGATGGAATACGGCGATACCAAGACGATCTTCACCAACCCGGGTCGCAAGATCACCGAAGATTACATTACCGGCCGTTTCGGATAG
- a CDS encoding PAS domain-containing protein, producing MFSGRFSWRRFAAFLLLQLPLILIVYVALQPVAPVSPGSSWLSLGLAALVVLTTAGLAAWRREDKPTPVQPETPPNPHENALDQQQMLGHLKVGLVLVDSDGEVRIANKAVAQLFSLSSQEAQAESLPHLLRHYRFVELWRRSRELGLPQTLTAEVPQSKRHLSATVYPLSGDMQGQALMLFEDVSELLRLETIRRDFVSNVSHELRTPLTSLKALTESLRAGALEEPEMARRFLGHIETEVDALSELVSELLELARIESKQVPLQLQPTDSAAVVQRSLERLRLQAERAGVQLEADLDAGVAQVMADASRLEQVLVNLIQNAIKFTPKGGRISLALGRGDGVMEFSVTDSGVGISAEDQPRIFERFYKTDPARNKTGTGLGLAIAKHVVEAHGGRIGVESQEGKGSRFYFTIPLI from the coding sequence ATGTTTTCGGGTCGCTTTAGCTGGCGGCGCTTCGCCGCTTTTCTGCTGCTCCAACTCCCTCTAATTCTTATTGTCTATGTAGCCCTGCAGCCAGTGGCCCCTGTTTCGCCTGGTTCTTCGTGGCTGAGCCTGGGGCTGGCCGCCTTAGTCGTGCTGACCACTGCCGGGCTGGCCGCTTGGCGGCGAGAGGATAAGCCGACGCCCGTGCAGCCAGAGACGCCCCCCAACCCGCACGAGAACGCCCTTGACCAGCAGCAGATGTTGGGGCATCTGAAGGTCGGCCTGGTGTTGGTTGACTCAGATGGAGAAGTGCGCATAGCCAATAAAGCTGTTGCACAGCTTTTTTCTCTCAGCTCTCAAGAGGCGCAGGCAGAGAGCCTGCCGCACCTGTTGCGCCATTATCGCTTTGTGGAGCTGTGGCGGCGCAGTAGGGAGCTGGGATTGCCACAAACACTTACCGCTGAGGTACCCCAGAGCAAGCGCCATTTGAGCGCCACGGTCTATCCACTCTCTGGCGATATGCAGGGCCAGGCGCTGATGCTGTTTGAGGATGTGAGCGAGTTGCTGCGCCTGGAAACCATCCGGCGTGATTTCGTGAGCAATGTATCGCACGAACTGCGCACACCGCTGACCTCGCTCAAGGCGCTGACGGAAAGCTTGCGGGCGGGTGCTTTGGAAGAGCCAGAGATGGCGCGGCGTTTCTTGGGCCACATTGAAACCGAAGTGGATGCTTTGTCCGAGCTGGTCTCAGAGCTTTTGGAGCTGGCCCGCATCGAGTCCAAGCAAGTGCCGCTGCAACTGCAGCCCACGGATAGCGCCGCCGTCGTGCAGCGCAGCCTGGAACGTTTGCGTTTGCAGGCGGAGCGCGCCGGGGTGCAACTGGAGGCTGACTTGGATGCCGGCGTGGCGCAGGTGATGGCGGATGCTTCCCGCCTGGAGCAGGTCTTGGTGAACTTGATCCAAAATGCGATCAAGTTCACCCCCAAGGGCGGGCGCATTTCGCTTGCTCTGGGCCGCGGGGATGGCGTGATGGAATTTTCGGTCACAGACAGCGGGGTGGGCATTTCTGCCGAGGACCAGCCGCGTATTTTTGAACGCTTTTACAAGACCGACCCGGCCCGTAATAAAACAGGCACCGGCCTGGGGTTGGCGATCGCCAAGCATGTGGTTGAAGCGCACGGCGGGCGCATTGGCGTGGAAAGCCAGGAAGGTAAAGGCAGCCGCTTTTATTTCACCATTCCCCTGATCTAA
- the pstA gene encoding phosphate ABC transporter permease PstA, whose amino-acid sequence MSQASSKFTDTSVQVSRRHVSGKLWLAIFQVATLIGVVALTVLLLTILNDSFGYVAVENKVDPDSLAVNGIPLDAQDKENLVQTLRGNISAGLYARFERDQPFAERDEANVYALIQEFVISPRILESWTLYDSLFIREQISETLERDFPNAELQFRNWLSWNFVRAQQSSYPEIAGVRTAILGSLWTIAIAIAFSLPVGVGAAVYLQEYAQDNQINRIIQTNINNLAGVPSIIYGMLGLAIFVRAFGLFTSGIAFGAVDPATANGRTILSAGLTLGLLVLPLIIINAQEAIKAVPNSLREASFGLGATRWETIWAHVLPNALPGILTGSILAVSRAIGETAPLIVIGASTFIQVDPSGPFSKFTTLPIQIFQWTTRPQGAYHHLAAAASLVLLVMLLTLNATAILLRNRSRRSY is encoded by the coding sequence ATGAGCCAGGCATCTTCGAAATTTACAGATACCTCTGTTCAAGTAAGCCGCCGACATGTCAGTGGCAAGCTGTGGCTGGCCATTTTCCAGGTGGCCACCTTGATCGGGGTGGTGGCGCTGACCGTATTGCTGCTGACCATCCTGAATGACTCGTTTGGGTATGTCGCTGTCGAGAACAAGGTGGACCCGGACAGCTTGGCTGTCAACGGCATTCCACTGGATGCGCAGGACAAGGAGAACCTGGTGCAAACGCTGCGCGGCAACATCTCGGCCGGCCTTTACGCGCGGTTCGAGCGCGATCAACCCTTTGCGGAACGCGATGAAGCCAATGTGTATGCGCTGATCCAGGAGTTTGTGATTTCCCCGCGTATTCTAGAAAGTTGGACGTTGTACGACTCCTTGTTCATTCGCGAACAAATTTCGGAGACGCTGGAGAGGGATTTCCCTAATGCGGAATTGCAGTTCCGCAACTGGCTGAGTTGGAATTTTGTGCGTGCTCAGCAGTCCAGCTATCCTGAAATTGCTGGGGTGCGCACTGCAATTTTGGGTTCGTTATGGACGATCGCCATCGCCATCGCCTTTTCACTTCCAGTGGGCGTAGGCGCAGCGGTGTATTTGCAGGAATATGCCCAGGATAATCAAATCAACCGCATCATTCAAACCAACATCAATAACCTGGCGGGCGTGCCTTCGATCATCTATGGCATGCTCGGTTTGGCTATCTTTGTGCGGGCGTTTGGCCTGTTTACCAGCGGCATTGCTTTCGGTGCGGTGGACCCGGCTACGGCCAACGGGCGTACCATCCTCTCAGCTGGCTTAACCCTCGGTTTGTTGGTGTTGCCGCTGATCATCATTAACGCTCAAGAGGCCATCAAAGCCGTGCCAAATTCACTGCGTGAAGCCAGCTTTGGTCTGGGTGCCACGCGATGGGAGACCATTTGGGCGCACGTGCTGCCGAATGCGCTGCCGGGTATTTTGACCGGCAGCATTCTGGCGGTCTCTCGGGCGATCGGTGAAACCGCGCCGCTGATCGTCATCGGGGCATCCACTTTTATTCAAGTGGACCCGAGTGGCCCTTTTTCCAAGTTCACTACATTGCCCATTCAGATTTTCCAATGGACCACCCGCCCGCAGGGCGCCTACCATCACCTTGCCGCAGCGGCCAGCCTGGTTTTGCTGGTGATGCTGCTTACCTTGAATGCGACTGCAATCTTACTGCGCAATCGCTCCCGAAGGAGTTACTGA
- a CDS encoding response regulator transcription factor — MRQKILVVEDDAAIQDALVYNLIQTGYEVLTAGDGVQALAVARSEQPDLVVLDLMLPELDGFDVTRVLRKESSVPILMLTARDDEIDRVLGLELGADDYLTKPFSMREFLARIKAMLRRVQLGREEAGESTAAVSTQDQIISGNLQIDLTRHEARLGDAVIELKPQEFDLLLFFVQNRGRAFTREQLLEQVWGWEFSGGSRTVDVHVRWLRSKIEQDADAPTRLVTVRGLGYRFEG; from the coding sequence ATGCGCCAGAAGATCCTTGTCGTTGAAGACGATGCCGCCATTCAAGATGCGCTGGTCTACAACCTGATCCAGACCGGTTACGAGGTGCTGACCGCTGGCGATGGCGTGCAGGCGCTGGCCGTGGCGCGCAGTGAGCAGCCTGATCTGGTCGTGTTGGACTTGATGCTGCCAGAACTGGATGGCTTTGATGTCACCCGCGTATTGCGCAAGGAGAGCAGTGTGCCGATCCTGATGCTGACCGCGCGTGATGATGAGATCGACAGGGTGCTGGGCTTGGAACTGGGGGCAGATGATTATCTGACCAAACCGTTTTCCATGCGGGAGTTCCTGGCACGCATTAAGGCCATGCTGCGCCGCGTGCAGTTGGGCCGCGAGGAGGCCGGTGAAAGTACGGCAGCGGTGAGCACACAGGATCAGATCATTTCCGGGAACTTGCAGATCGATTTGACCCGCCATGAAGCCCGCCTGGGAGATGCCGTTATCGAGCTAAAACCGCAGGAATTCGATTTGCTGCTCTTCTTTGTCCAGAACCGCGGCCGCGCCTTCACCCGGGAGCAATTGCTGGAGCAGGTTTGGGGCTGGGAGTTTTCCGGGGGAAGTCGAACTGTGGATGTGCATGTGCGCTGGCTGCGCTCCAAAATTGAGCAGGATGCTGATGCGCCCACCCGGCTGGTGACGGTGCGTGGGCTGGGATATCGTTTTGAAGGCTAG
- the pstC gene encoding phosphate ABC transporter permease subunit PstC → MLLEAVDGTIVQMQRGAQETEPIAHRAGLTLSREINPSLLEFLTGTAWEPHNGRFGILPLLNSTLIVSGIAILVALPLGLATAIYLSEYATPKARSRLKPILEILAGVPTVVYGFFALTFMTPLLRAIFGSSVVEIYNMASAGIVVGILILPFVSTVSEDALSAVPRSLREAAYGLGATRLETAIQIVLPAAFSGIAAAVILATSRAIGETMVVAIAAGAGPNFTFNPFKAAETMTGHIARISGGDLSYDSLDYNSIFAVGLMLFLMTLVLNIISQRIVRRFREVYE, encoded by the coding sequence ATGTTGTTGGAAGCTGTGGACGGCACGATCGTTCAGATGCAGCGCGGCGCACAGGAGACTGAGCCAATCGCTCATCGGGCTGGGCTGACCCTTTCCCGGGAAATTAACCCCAGCCTGTTGGAATTCTTGACTGGCACGGCCTGGGAGCCGCACAACGGACGTTTTGGCATTCTGCCTTTGTTGAACTCTACGTTGATCGTTTCAGGCATCGCCATTCTGGTGGCTCTGCCTTTAGGCTTGGCGACGGCCATCTACCTCAGCGAATACGCTACACCGAAAGCGCGCAGCAGGCTTAAGCCGATTTTGGAGATCCTGGCAGGAGTGCCGACGGTGGTATACGGCTTCTTTGCTTTGACGTTCATGACCCCCTTGCTGCGCGCCATCTTTGGTTCCAGCGTAGTCGAGATATACAACATGGCTTCCGCCGGCATTGTGGTGGGCATCCTGATCCTGCCCTTTGTCAGCACGGTCAGTGAGGACGCCCTGTCCGCGGTGCCCCGTTCTTTGCGGGAGGCGGCCTATGGCTTAGGGGCCACTCGCTTGGAGACTGCGATTCAGATCGTGCTGCCGGCCGCTTTCTCCGGCATTGCCGCCGCTGTCATCCTGGCCACCTCGCGGGCGATTGGTGAAACTATGGTAGTGGCGATTGCGGCTGGGGCCGGGCCAAACTTCACCTTCAACCCCTTTAAAGCTGCAGAAACCATGACCGGGCATATCGCTCGGATTAGCGGTGGTGACCTAAGTTACGACTCTCTGGATTACAACAGCATCTTTGCAGTAGGTCTGATGCTATTCCTGATGACCTTGGTGCTTAACATCATCAGCCAGCGCATCGTGCGTCGTTTCCGTGAGGTCTACGAATGA
- the tig gene encoding trigger factor, producing MKIEQKPLDDHQMHLTVEVEKQTLENARQKAARKIAKRVKIPGFRPGKAPFSVVEKQVGPEAIKDEAIEIVLDEMYPKVIEESGIRPYSSGTLEKVHEDKDPLIFEIRVPLSPEVTLGKYQKIRMPFEDKPITEEDINNVFKNLREQNAIMAPVERPVQAGDIAYILLSAERKTPDKDGDTTLLNERRYPVMVEAPDTDTKGEWPYPGFSQELLGLKPGDEKTLEHTFAEDSDFEDLRGETASFKLKLEEIKDRQLPELDDAFAQSVGSYQTLADLRAEIESQLTESFRREAEGAYETQVVEKLVAESEVKFPSQMLHHEIHHHIEDMGPDLAARGMDLDTYLKSRNITFDQLEEEVTPEVEERLKKSLVIMEVAKQEEIEVGDDEVEGLVQERILRLSQTLTEDQMKRVLSKENLQGLVSRTLSEEVIRRTLERLRLTAQGQSPDKAAKKAKKSEEPVEEKATEE from the coding sequence TTGAAAATCGAACAGAAGCCCCTAGACGACCACCAAATGCATCTCACGGTCGAGGTCGAAAAGCAAACCTTGGAAAATGCGCGCCAAAAAGCCGCCCGCAAGATCGCCAAACGCGTAAAGATACCTGGCTTTCGCCCCGGCAAGGCGCCGTTTAGTGTTGTCGAAAAGCAAGTTGGCCCTGAGGCCATCAAAGATGAAGCGATTGAGATCGTGCTGGACGAGATGTACCCCAAGGTCATCGAGGAAAGCGGGATCCGTCCTTACAGTTCTGGCACCTTGGAAAAAGTCCATGAAGACAAGGACCCGCTGATCTTCGAGATCCGCGTGCCGCTCTCCCCCGAAGTCACCCTGGGCAAGTATCAGAAGATCCGCATGCCTTTTGAAGACAAGCCCATCACAGAAGAAGACATCAACAATGTCTTCAAGAACCTGCGTGAGCAAAACGCGATCATGGCCCCCGTGGAACGCCCGGTGCAGGCCGGCGACATCGCCTACATCCTGCTGAGTGCAGAGCGCAAGACCCCGGACAAGGATGGCGACACCACGCTGCTCAACGAGCGCCGCTACCCCGTAATGGTCGAAGCGCCGGACACCGACACCAAGGGCGAGTGGCCCTACCCTGGTTTCTCGCAAGAACTGTTGGGTTTAAAGCCTGGTGATGAGAAGACCCTCGAGCATACCTTTGCTGAGGATTCCGACTTTGAAGACCTGCGCGGGGAAACCGCCAGCTTCAAACTCAAGCTCGAAGAGATCAAGGACCGCCAACTGCCGGAGCTGGACGACGCTTTTGCCCAGTCTGTGGGCAGCTACCAGACCTTAGCCGACCTGCGCGCCGAGATTGAAAGCCAGCTCACCGAAAGTTTCCGGCGTGAAGCAGAAGGCGCCTATGAAACCCAAGTAGTGGAAAAACTTGTAGCCGAGAGCGAAGTCAAGTTCCCCTCGCAGATGCTGCACCACGAAATCCACCACCACATTGAAGATATGGGGCCAGACCTGGCCGCCCGCGGCATGGATCTGGACACCTACCTCAAGAGCCGCAACATTACCTTCGACCAATTGGAAGAAGAAGTAACTCCAGAGGTGGAAGAGCGACTCAAGAAGTCGCTGGTCATCATGGAAGTTGCCAAGCAAGAAGAAATTGAAGTCGGCGATGACGAAGTGGAGGGTTTGGTGCAAGAGCGCATCCTGCGCCTAAGCCAAACCCTGACCGAAGATCAGATGAAGCGCGTGCTCTCCAAGGAAAACCTGCAAGGTTTGGTCAGCCGCACCCTCTCCGAAGAAGTTATCAGGCGCACGCTGGAACGCCTGCGCCTGACCGCCCAGGGCCAGTCCCCAGACAAAGCCGCAAAGAAAGCCAAGAAGAGCGAGGAACCTGTCGAAGAAAAGGCGACAGAAGAATAA
- a CDS encoding alpha/beta hydrolase gives MKFKTFGDAKLPRIVLLHGGGLSWWAYQPIVDALQTEYHLVLPVIDGHGEDGETTFVSIEDSARKLIAYIDSELDGEVALIGGQSLGAQIAVELLSARPQMAKRALIESALVYPVPGIALLSRVSYGMAYGLIKQRWFSRTQAKSLFLRQSMYEQYYQDSQRMSKQTLLNISASNGNYALKEELLQHSRAKALVVAGSRELEIVRRSARRLHEVLPLSELYLAPQMGHGELSLAHPQTYVSLLRQLLKS, from the coding sequence ATGAAGTTCAAGACCTTTGGCGATGCGAAACTTCCCCGCATTGTGCTGTTGCACGGCGGTGGCTTGTCATGGTGGGCTTATCAACCCATAGTGGACGCTTTGCAGACCGAATATCACTTGGTGCTGCCGGTGATTGACGGCCATGGTGAAGATGGGGAAACCACTTTTGTCAGTATTGAAGATTCGGCCCGGAAGCTGATTGCCTATATAGATAGCGAGTTGGACGGGGAAGTAGCCTTGATTGGCGGCCAGTCTCTCGGCGCGCAGATCGCCGTAGAGCTGCTCTCCGCGCGACCCCAAATGGCGAAGCGCGCACTGATCGAGAGCGCCTTGGTCTATCCGGTGCCTGGGATCGCTTTGCTCTCTCGCGTCAGTTACGGCATGGCTTACGGGCTGATCAAGCAGCGCTGGTTTTCCAGGACGCAGGCCAAGAGTTTGTTTCTGCGCCAGAGCATGTACGAACAGTACTACCAGGACAGCCAGCGCATGTCCAAGCAAACCTTGCTGAACATCAGCGCCAGTAACGGGAATTACGCGCTCAAAGAAGAGCTGCTGCAGCACAGCCGCGCCAAAGCCTTAGTGGTTGCCGGCTCGCGTGAGTTGGAGATCGTGCGCCGCTCGGCGCGCCGCCTGCATGAAGTGCTGCCGCTCAGCGAGCTGTACCTGGCGCCACAAATGGGGCATGGGGAACTGAGCTTGGCCCACCCGCAGACGTATGTCAGCTTATTGCGGCAGTTGCTGAAAAGCTGA
- the treS gene encoding maltose alpha-D-glucosyltransferase yields the protein MDKNTHWFKDAVFYEVYVRAYRDSNGDGHGDLLGLVEKLDYLQDLGVDCLWLMPIFPSPLLDDGYDVADFRGIHPDFGNLDDFKLLIAEAHKRSIRIITDMVMNHTSDQHPWFQEARKDKNSRYRDYYVWSDTDEKFSEARIIFLDTEKSNWTWDDQAQQFYWHRFYSSQPDLNYDNPEVQQEMLDIMKFWLDLGIDGFRVDAIPYLYEREGTNGENLPETHAYLKQVRAFFDQHAPEGILLSEANQWPEDVRAYFGDGDEMHMAFHFPVMPRIFMALKRQDSTPIRQILERTPAIPMNNQWCTFLRNHDELTLEMVTEEERQWMWEQYAPEPRMRLNLGIRRRLAPLLGNNKVKILLANSLLFSLPGSPIVYYGDEIGMGDNIWLDDRNGVRTPMQWEDSSNAGFSPAQQTYAPVITEPPFSYQSVNVASQQADPNSLYHHIKGMIANRKNERVFGWGELAWAQNDHPEQILAYYRQFADELVLVVNNLSESEQTTRIELVEGMLTPALVDLLSQQTYSPTSGFLELTLPSYSYLWLKPVQPG from the coding sequence ATGGACAAAAACACACACTGGTTTAAAGATGCCGTCTTCTACGAAGTCTATGTACGCGCCTACCGGGACAGCAACGGAGACGGCCACGGTGACTTGCTCGGCTTGGTTGAGAAACTGGATTACTTGCAAGACCTGGGGGTGGACTGCCTGTGGCTGATGCCCATCTTCCCTTCCCCACTATTGGATGATGGCTATGATGTAGCTGACTTCCGCGGCATTCACCCCGACTTTGGGAACCTGGATGACTTCAAGCTGCTGATCGCCGAAGCGCACAAACGGTCCATCCGCATCATCACCGACATGGTGATGAACCACACCTCGGACCAGCATCCCTGGTTTCAAGAAGCTCGCAAAGACAAGAACTCCAGATATCGCGACTATTATGTCTGGTCAGATACAGACGAGAAATTCAGTGAAGCGCGGATCATCTTCCTAGACACGGAAAAATCCAACTGGACTTGGGACGATCAAGCGCAGCAATTTTATTGGCATCGCTTTTACTCCTCGCAGCCCGACTTGAATTACGACAATCCAGAAGTTCAGCAGGAAATGCTGGATATCATGAAATTCTGGCTGGACCTGGGCATCGATGGCTTTCGAGTCGACGCCATCCCCTACTTATACGAACGCGAAGGCACCAACGGCGAAAACCTGCCTGAGACGCATGCCTATCTGAAGCAAGTGCGCGCATTTTTTGATCAGCATGCCCCAGAAGGCATCCTGCTCTCCGAAGCCAATCAGTGGCCGGAGGATGTGCGCGCCTACTTTGGCGACGGCGATGAAATGCACATGGCCTTTCATTTTCCCGTCATGCCGCGCATTTTTATGGCGCTCAAGCGCCAGGATAGCACTCCGATCCGTCAAATTCTGGAGCGGACGCCAGCCATCCCGATGAACAACCAATGGTGCACCTTCCTGCGCAATCATGATGAACTGACCCTGGAAATGGTGACGGAAGAGGAGCGCCAATGGATGTGGGAGCAATACGCCCCAGAGCCGCGCATGCGCCTCAACTTGGGCATCCGCCGCCGGCTAGCGCCGCTGCTGGGCAACAATAAAGTCAAGATCCTGCTGGCAAACTCGCTGCTCTTCTCACTGCCCGGCTCTCCCATTGTGTACTACGGGGACGAGATCGGCATGGGCGACAATATCTGGCTGGACGACCGCAACGGCGTACGCACGCCGATGCAATGGGAGGACAGCTCCAATGCCGGCTTTTCCCCTGCGCAGCAGACCTATGCGCCAGTCATCACAGAGCCGCCATTTTCATATCAGTCCGTGAATGTGGCCAGCCAACAAGCCGATCCAAACTCGCTTTACCACCACATCAAGGGCATGATCGCCAATCGAAAAAATGAACGCGTGTTTGGCTGGGGAGAGCTGGCTTGGGCCCAAAATGATCATCCAGAACAGATCCTGGCCTATTATCGCCAGTTCGCCGATGAGCTGGTGCTTGTGGTCAATAATTTGAGCGAGTCAGAGCAGACCACGCGCATCGAGCTGGTCGAAGGCATGCTGACGCCGGCGCTTGTGGACTTACTCTCCCAGCAAACTTACAGCCCCACCAGCGGCTTCTTGGAGTTAACCCTGCCGTCTTACAGCTATCTCTGGCTAAAACCGGTGCAGCCCGGCTAG